One Citricoccus sp. K5 DNA window includes the following coding sequences:
- a CDS encoding PLD nuclease N-terminal domain-containing protein, with product MPRFLIPLGIVAAGLIIYSLIECLMTPRHQVRAMPKAVWILIVVLVPLVGALLWLFLGRRRGSSSGGGTAGGPARPQRPQSPDDDAAFLRQLDVQRKQAARQAELDRREAELKAQEKRKPKDNGTGESGGSNTSKPDGGADQS from the coding sequence ATCGTCGCCGCCGGCCTCATCATCTATTCGCTGATCGAGTGCCTGATGACCCCGCGGCACCAGGTGCGGGCCATGCCGAAGGCCGTCTGGATTCTGATCGTCGTGCTGGTCCCGCTGGTGGGTGCGCTGTTGTGGCTCTTCCTGGGCCGGCGTCGCGGGTCCTCGAGCGGCGGCGGCACCGCTGGCGGCCCGGCGCGTCCCCAGCGCCCGCAATCCCCGGACGACGATGCGGCCTTCCTGCGCCAGCTCGACGTCCAGCGCAAGCAGGCCGCGCGCCAGGCCGAACTGGATCGCCGCGAGGCCGAGTTGAAGGCCCAGGAGAAGCGGAAGCCGAAGGACAACGGCACCGGCGAGTCCGGTGGATCCAACACCTCCAAGCCCGACGGCGGCGCCGACCAGTCCTGA
- a CDS encoding alpha/beta hydrolase — translation MTLPALKTYPAVESAWDTLSDAAADLKTESKNVQDSMADAQASWQGFRTWYRHDDTEDAVWTGLDVLEPHAEDWASALASAKDAIDDFVATGQPLQTEREDLDQEEPGLSSRRSAALSSDDEAEVEEVRAAILTFNERATSLTTDWDNAQETFESAIGAISIGTTEGLPAVDGPRDEGTLDWAAMTSELDESFGELDPRSIWRDLRGLTEEELRDWLEANPEAARALAENELPGNPIPGSAEETMIEAMADDAQLSEDGIAGIRAAWLGLEDHERERLMLLFPGIIGNLNGIPLATRGRTNQVTVAGLREQTAERLAEHRDNRPQHAPGNAYERGQWEDEEKRLETLLDGLGKAWDAYGEPHFPRDKTETPGYSTVFVSTDGLGQIATMRGEPSADTQRAVTFVPGTNTTIASVDHYNDALNAMDGDDPEGTVSIYWQGTHLPQDLVRDNATPHYNEEGAPLLAAFDHAADLEMASNRHRDVPTTYVGHSAGGSLLGTAEREGLDSTNIVYVAPAGNGHEVSSPEDTENEYAYRYLVQTNDDSISWAQALGGGAQSGSFWEGSNPVRQMGAVRLESGLKDDGSIMEGHTDYFERGSTSARNIEGVVYGEDVSPYLEPEIHTYPGSYQPVITYPLEQDLEHYQQHGIPQVPVGSLHDAD, via the coding sequence ATGACCCTTCCCGCACTGAAGACCTACCCGGCGGTCGAGTCCGCGTGGGACACGCTCAGTGATGCGGCCGCGGACCTGAAGACCGAGTCGAAGAACGTCCAGGATTCCATGGCGGATGCCCAGGCCTCCTGGCAGGGGTTCCGAACCTGGTACCGGCATGATGACACCGAGGACGCGGTGTGGACCGGGCTGGACGTCCTCGAGCCCCACGCCGAGGACTGGGCCTCCGCGCTGGCCTCCGCCAAGGACGCCATCGACGATTTCGTCGCCACCGGCCAGCCGCTGCAGACCGAGCGGGAGGACTTGGACCAGGAAGAACCCGGGCTGTCCTCACGGCGCAGCGCCGCCCTGTCCTCGGACGATGAGGCCGAGGTGGAGGAGGTCCGTGCGGCCATCCTGACCTTCAACGAGCGGGCCACCAGCCTGACGACCGATTGGGACAACGCCCAGGAGACCTTCGAATCGGCGATCGGGGCCATCTCCATCGGCACCACGGAGGGCTTGCCGGCCGTCGATGGCCCCCGGGATGAGGGCACCTTGGACTGGGCGGCCATGACGAGCGAACTGGACGAGTCGTTCGGCGAGCTTGATCCCCGGAGCATCTGGCGGGACCTGCGGGGCCTGACCGAGGAGGAGCTGCGGGATTGGCTCGAGGCCAATCCGGAGGCGGCGCGGGCCCTGGCGGAGAACGAACTGCCGGGAAACCCGATTCCCGGTTCGGCCGAGGAGACCATGATCGAGGCCATGGCGGACGACGCGCAGCTCAGCGAGGACGGCATCGCAGGCATCCGCGCGGCCTGGCTGGGCCTGGAAGACCACGAACGCGAGCGCCTGATGCTGTTGTTCCCGGGCATCATCGGCAACCTCAACGGCATCCCGCTGGCCACCCGCGGGCGGACCAACCAGGTCACCGTGGCCGGGCTGCGTGAGCAGACGGCGGAGCGGCTGGCGGAGCACCGGGATAACAGGCCACAGCATGCTCCGGGCAACGCGTACGAACGCGGCCAGTGGGAAGACGAGGAGAAGCGCCTGGAGACGCTGCTAGACGGGCTGGGCAAGGCATGGGATGCCTACGGCGAACCGCACTTTCCCCGGGACAAGACGGAGACCCCGGGATACTCCACGGTGTTCGTCTCCACCGACGGGCTCGGACAGATCGCCACCATGCGCGGCGAACCCTCCGCTGACACCCAGCGGGCCGTGACGTTCGTGCCGGGCACCAACACCACCATCGCCAGCGTGGACCACTACAACGACGCCCTGAACGCGATGGACGGTGACGATCCCGAGGGCACCGTCTCGATCTATTGGCAGGGAACCCATCTGCCCCAGGACCTGGTTCGAGACAACGCGACGCCGCACTACAACGAGGAAGGGGCCCCCCTGCTGGCCGCCTTCGACCACGCGGCGGACCTCGAGATGGCCTCCAATCGGCACCGCGACGTCCCCACCACCTACGTGGGCCACAGCGCGGGAGGCTCACTGCTGGGAACGGCCGAACGCGAGGGCCTGGACTCCACGAACATCGTCTACGTGGCCCCGGCGGGCAACGGCCATGAAGTCTCCTCACCCGAGGACACCGAAAACGAGTACGCCTATCGGTACCTCGTCCAAACCAATGACGATTCGATCTCCTGGGCCCAGGCACTGGGAGGCGGCGCTCAGAGTGGGTCCTTCTGGGAAGGCTCCAACCCTGTTCGGCAGATGGGCGCGGTACGACTGGAGTCCGGTCTCAAGGACGACGGCAGCATCATGGAAGGTCACACCGACTACTTCGAACGTGGATCGACCTCTGCCCGCAACATCGAGGGCGTGGTCTACGGTGAGGACGTCTCCCCGTATCTGGAACCGGAGATCCATACCTATCCGGGGTCCTATCAACCCGTCATCACCTACCCTCTGGAACAGGATCTGGAACACTACCAACAGCACGGCATCCCCCAGGTCCCCGTGGGATCCCTGCACGATGCCGACTGA
- the ccsB gene encoding c-type cytochrome biogenesis protein CcsB, with amino-acid sequence MQSINLQLASYSDLFMLIAALVYAAAFIVFAIDMATSSKTIRTLEAELAAESGASNDASAAALERREQLVGAGVVRQEASTEASTQPAAGSSSAVTGSRGTGKNSGAGHPEQHLVDDDMAYLGTTRRPAANVAVALMVISVLLHAFAVVARGVSANRVPWGNMYEFCTTGALLVAAVYLLFLIRKDLRFLGTFVSGLVVVMMCAATMGFPTPIAHLQPALQSPWIVIHVSVAVLASSLFGLTCAMSVLQLLQHRREARLRTGGEGKPAFMRLVPSAFSLENWSYRINAVGFVMWTFTLIAGAIWAEAAWGRYWGWDTKEVWTFVIWVVYAGYLHARATRGWTGDRAAWLSIIGFACLVFNFTIVNTYFPGLHSYAGIPE; translated from the coding sequence ATGCAGTCCATCAATCTGCAGCTGGCCAGCTACAGCGACCTGTTCATGCTGATCGCTGCGCTGGTCTACGCCGCGGCCTTCATCGTGTTCGCCATCGACATGGCGACCTCATCCAAAACCATCCGCACCCTCGAGGCCGAACTGGCCGCCGAGTCCGGCGCGTCCAATGACGCCTCGGCAGCGGCGCTGGAGCGCCGCGAGCAGCTGGTGGGGGCCGGCGTCGTGCGCCAGGAGGCGAGCACGGAGGCGAGTACGCAGCCGGCAGCCGGCTCCTCCTCTGCCGTCACGGGCAGCAGGGGGACGGGGAAGAACTCAGGTGCCGGGCACCCCGAGCAGCACCTCGTGGACGATGACATGGCGTACCTGGGCACCACCCGGCGCCCGGCCGCCAACGTGGCCGTGGCCCTGATGGTCATCAGCGTGCTGCTGCACGCCTTCGCAGTGGTCGCCCGCGGTGTCTCGGCCAACCGGGTTCCGTGGGGCAACATGTACGAGTTCTGCACCACCGGCGCACTGCTGGTCGCCGCGGTCTACCTGCTGTTCCTCATTCGGAAGGACCTCCGCTTCCTGGGGACCTTCGTCTCAGGGCTGGTCGTCGTCATGATGTGCGCGGCCACCATGGGCTTCCCGACCCCGATCGCGCACCTGCAGCCGGCCCTGCAGTCCCCGTGGATCGTCATCCACGTCTCCGTGGCCGTGCTCGCCTCGTCACTCTTCGGCCTGACCTGCGCGATGAGCGTGCTGCAGCTGCTTCAGCACCGCCGCGAGGCCCGTCTGCGGACGGGGGGCGAGGGCAAGCCCGCCTTCATGCGTCTGGTCCCGTCCGCCTTCAGCCTCGAGAACTGGTCCTACCGCATCAACGCGGTGGGCTTCGTGATGTGGACCTTCACCCTGATCGCCGGTGCCATCTGGGCCGAGGCCGCCTGGGGCCGCTACTGGGGCTGGGACACCAAGGAGGTGTGGACCTTCGTCATCTGGGTGGTCTACGCCGGCTACCTGCACGCCCGGGCCACCCGCGGCTGGACCGGTGACCGCGCCGCCTGGCTCTCGATCATCGGCTTCGCCTGCCTGGTCTTCAACTTCACCATCGTCAACACGTACTTCCCGGGCCTGCACTCCTACGCGGGCATCCCGGAGTAG
- a CDS encoding cytochrome c biogenesis protein ResB gives MSQEDNVRATRAEEAQSGRTNRQREDRRDVAVPALGFKESLRFAWRQLTSMRTALMLLLLLAVAAVPGSLFPQRPAGPEIVNQYLKDNPVQGEWLDRFQMFDVYSSVWFSAIYILLFVSLIGCVVPRAAKHAKDLRSAPPRTPRRLNRLPEYGKVVLESTGPSPRDAVAQAARILKKRGYRTDVREEPDGGASVGAERGYVREIGNIFFHLSLIGVLAFMAVGGLLSYSGQKIIVEGEGFANTLVAYDSFTPGSAFSEDRLEPFSMTLDGFEAVFDRESETHYGQPLDFTAHMTVQEGTGGEATQQDLKVNHPFDIGGTRVYLVGNGYAPEVTVRDGNGDIAFQGPVVAQVQDQLYTSLMVIKAPDAQPEQLGFVGFFLPTAYTGEDGVAVSIDPELYEPELNLNSYYGDLGLDDGEPQNVYVLDTDNLTELNNRDLESGGITLSPGESYDLPEGKGSISFDGVQRYVGLDIHHDPGKWGVGFFAVLALVSLGVSLFVRRRRVWVRSATGPDGSTMVEYGLLARGEDFGLREENVSLRRQFEKTWPVIAPEDDSGNRQTASSTAGTTGATENRPE, from the coding sequence TTGAGTCAAGAGGACAACGTTCGGGCCACCCGGGCCGAGGAGGCCCAATCGGGCCGGACGAACCGCCAGCGGGAAGACCGCAGGGATGTTGCCGTCCCCGCGCTGGGCTTCAAGGAGTCCCTGCGCTTTGCCTGGCGGCAGCTGACCTCCATGCGCACCGCGCTGATGCTGCTGCTGCTGTTGGCCGTGGCCGCCGTGCCCGGATCCCTGTTCCCGCAGCGCCCGGCCGGCCCGGAGATCGTCAACCAGTACCTCAAGGACAACCCCGTCCAGGGTGAATGGCTGGACCGCTTCCAGATGTTCGACGTGTACTCGTCCGTCTGGTTCTCCGCCATCTACATCCTGCTGTTCGTCTCGCTCATCGGCTGCGTGGTGCCGCGGGCCGCCAAGCACGCCAAGGACCTGCGCTCCGCCCCGCCGCGGACCCCGCGCCGGCTGAACCGCCTGCCCGAGTACGGCAAGGTGGTTCTCGAGTCCACCGGGCCGTCCCCGCGGGACGCGGTGGCCCAGGCCGCACGGATCCTGAAGAAGCGCGGCTACCGCACGGACGTCCGCGAGGAGCCCGACGGCGGCGCCTCCGTGGGTGCCGAGCGCGGCTATGTCCGGGAGATCGGCAACATCTTCTTCCACCTGTCCCTCATCGGAGTGCTGGCGTTCATGGCCGTCGGCGGCCTGCTCAGCTATTCGGGGCAGAAGATCATCGTGGAGGGGGAGGGCTTCGCCAACACCCTCGTGGCCTATGACTCCTTCACGCCCGGCAGCGCCTTCTCCGAGGACCGGCTGGAGCCGTTCTCGATGACCCTGGACGGCTTCGAGGCGGTGTTCGACCGTGAGTCGGAGACCCACTACGGCCAGCCGTTGGACTTCACCGCGCACATGACCGTCCAGGAGGGGACCGGCGGCGAGGCGACGCAGCAGGACCTGAAGGTCAACCACCCGTTCGACATCGGCGGCACCCGCGTCTACCTCGTCGGCAACGGCTACGCGCCGGAGGTCACCGTCCGGGACGGCAACGGGGACATCGCGTTCCAGGGACCCGTCGTCGCGCAGGTCCAGGACCAGCTCTACACCTCGCTGATGGTCATCAAGGCCCCGGATGCGCAGCCGGAGCAGCTGGGCTTCGTCGGGTTCTTCCTGCCGACGGCCTACACCGGGGAGGATGGCGTGGCCGTCTCGATCGACCCGGAGCTGTACGAGCCCGAGCTGAACCTGAACTCGTACTACGGCGACCTCGGCCTGGACGACGGCGAACCGCAGAACGTGTACGTGCTGGACACGGACAACCTCACCGAGCTGAACAACCGGGACCTCGAGTCCGGCGGCATCACGCTGAGCCCGGGGGAGTCCTACGACCTGCCGGAGGGCAAGGGCTCCATCAGCTTCGACGGCGTCCAGCGGTACGTCGGCCTGGACATCCACCACGATCCGGGCAAGTGGGGCGTCGGCTTCTTCGCCGTCCTGGCCCTGGTGTCCCTGGGCGTGAGCCTGTTCGTGCGCCGCCGCCGCGTGTGGGTCCGTAGCGCTACCGGCCCGGACGGGTCCACCATGGTGGAGTACGGCCTGCTCGCCCGTGGCGAGGACTTCGGGCTGCGCGAGGAGAACGTCTCCCTGCGCCGCCAGTTCGAGAAGACCTGGCCCGTGATCGCCCCGGAGGACGACTCCGGCAACCGCCAGACAGCATCATCCACCGCCGGGACCACCGGCGCCACCGAGAACCGACCGGAGTAA
- a CDS encoding cytochrome c biogenesis CcdA family protein: MLQAAITTATTTVNNPFAEIVMDGSMLLAMPIALLAGLVSFLSPCVLPLVPGYLGYVTGLTGADLQDQKRGRMLLGIALFVLGFSAVFVLVGIVFSQVTIWLQGDGEWLTRVLGVVVMVLGVVFMGGLDRLQQDRRLHVQPKAGLWGAPVLGVTFGLGWAPCIGPTMAAVLAMSTAGSTNPGKGALLAFIYCLGLGLPFLLIALGLRRGMGAMAFFRRHRVAVMRFGGGLLIVLGALMVSGLWNSWVIQLQTWFANEVRLPI; encoded by the coding sequence ATGCTGCAGGCCGCCATCACCACCGCCACCACCACTGTCAACAACCCCTTCGCCGAGATCGTCATGGACGGCTCGATGCTGTTGGCCATGCCCATCGCCCTGCTGGCCGGTCTCGTCTCTTTCCTCTCGCCGTGCGTGCTGCCGCTCGTGCCGGGCTATCTGGGCTATGTGACCGGGCTGACCGGGGCGGATCTGCAGGACCAGAAGCGTGGACGGATGCTCCTCGGCATCGCGTTGTTCGTCCTGGGTTTCTCCGCGGTGTTCGTGCTCGTGGGAATCGTCTTCTCCCAGGTCACCATCTGGCTGCAGGGGGACGGCGAATGGCTGACCCGCGTGCTCGGCGTGGTGGTGATGGTCCTGGGCGTCGTGTTCATGGGCGGGCTCGACCGGCTGCAGCAGGACCGCCGCCTGCACGTCCAGCCGAAGGCCGGGCTGTGGGGTGCCCCGGTGCTCGGCGTGACCTTCGGCTTGGGCTGGGCCCCCTGCATCGGCCCGACCATGGCCGCCGTCCTTGCCATGTCCACCGCCGGGTCCACCAATCCGGGTAAGGGCGCGCTGCTGGCGTTCATCTACTGCCTGGGCCTGGGCCTGCCGTTCCTGCTCATCGCCCTCGGCCTGCGCCGCGGCATGGGTGCCATGGCCTTCTTCCGCAGGCACCGGGTGGCCGTGATGCGCTTCGGCGGCGGGCTGCTGATCGTGCTCGGCGCGCTGATGGTGTCCGGGCTGTGGAACTCCTGGGTCATTCAGCTGCAGACCTGGTTCGCCAACGAAGTGAGGCTGCCGATTTGA
- a CDS encoding TlpA disulfide reductase family protein translates to MTVPHQHRPAHGSGPRSGTGPSRRNVLAGLAGLAVLPLLAACSTEDPLAAQAGNADGKNYIAGDGSVLEIAAEDRGEPVQFTSTAFSGESVGSADWLGEPVVLNFWYAACAPCRVEAPDLQSLHEEWEPQGVRFVGVNVRDTAGTAEAFERNFGITYPSLEDRGGQVLLAMTDYVPPQAVPTTIVLDRQGRVSARILGVAERSTLKTLIATVVDEPADPADEQA, encoded by the coding sequence ATGACCGTTCCACATCAGCACCGACCAGCCCACGGCTCCGGTCCCCGATCCGGGACCGGCCCGAGCCGGCGGAACGTGCTGGCCGGACTCGCCGGGCTGGCAGTATTGCCGCTGCTGGCGGCCTGCTCCACCGAGGACCCCCTGGCCGCCCAGGCGGGGAACGCGGATGGAAAGAACTACATCGCCGGTGACGGCTCCGTCCTGGAGATCGCCGCCGAGGACCGCGGCGAACCCGTGCAGTTCACGTCCACCGCCTTCTCTGGTGAATCCGTCGGTTCTGCGGACTGGCTCGGGGAACCCGTGGTGCTGAACTTCTGGTACGCGGCGTGCGCCCCGTGCCGCGTGGAGGCTCCGGACCTGCAGTCCCTGCATGAGGAATGGGAGCCGCAGGGCGTTCGGTTCGTGGGCGTGAACGTGCGGGACACCGCCGGCACCGCCGAGGCGTTCGAGCGGAACTTCGGGATCACCTACCCCTCGCTGGAGGACCGCGGCGGCCAGGTGCTGCTGGCCATGACGGACTATGTGCCGCCGCAGGCCGTGCCCACCACCATCGTCCTGGACCGCCAGGGCCGCGTCTCGGCCCGCATCCTCGGGGTCGCGGAGCGTTCCACCCTCAAGACGCTGATCGCCACCGTTGTCGATGAACCGGCCGACCCTGCCGACGAGCAGGCCTGA
- a CDS encoding histidine phosphatase family protein — protein MPSATVHLVRHGEVHNPDRVLYGRIPGYHLSELGHRMAADIGDWFAGEARASSRTPALLVSSSLQRARETAAPIGQALSLEPAIDDRFIEATNHFEGGSRVARQLWKPRHWPFLLNPWRPSWGEPYRSQVSRMSEGILELRDRAVDIGGEGAEAIVVSHQLPIWVTRLSAEGKPLWHDPRQRECTLTSVTSLHFERGRSAPRVEYREPNAALLAHASNLPGA, from the coding sequence ATGCCTTCTGCGACCGTCCACCTTGTCCGCCATGGAGAAGTCCACAACCCGGACAGGGTCCTCTACGGTCGTATTCCCGGTTACCACCTTTCGGAACTCGGGCACCGGATGGCGGCGGACATCGGCGACTGGTTCGCCGGTGAGGCTCGCGCTTCCAGCCGGACGCCGGCCCTGCTCGTCTCCTCCTCCCTGCAGCGCGCCCGGGAGACGGCGGCACCCATCGGCCAGGCACTGTCACTGGAGCCGGCCATCGATGACCGGTTCATCGAGGCCACGAACCACTTCGAGGGCGGGTCGCGGGTGGCCAGGCAGCTCTGGAAGCCGCGCCACTGGCCCTTCCTGCTCAATCCGTGGCGCCCCTCCTGGGGTGAGCCGTACCGATCCCAGGTGAGCCGGATGAGCGAGGGCATCCTGGAGCTGCGTGACCGGGCCGTGGACATCGGGGGCGAGGGTGCCGAGGCGATCGTCGTCTCCCACCAACTGCCCATCTGGGTCACCCGGCTCTCGGCCGAGGGCAAGCCGCTCTGGCACGATCCGCGCCAGCGCGAGTGCACCCTGACCTCCGTCACCTCACTGCACTTCGAACGGGGACGCTCCGCCCCGCGGGTGGAGTACCGGGAGCCCAACGCAGCCCTGCTGGCCCACGCCTCCAACCTGCCGGGCGCCTGA
- a CDS encoding redox-sensing transcriptional repressor Rex — protein MSSDGAGHRRGPGSGLSRPTVARLPGYLRALATLARAGTVRVSSTDLARHTGVSPAVLRRDLSSLGQLGRRGVGYPVAALQQAISRALGLVEDQPVILVGAGHLGSALAGYAGFGERGMRLCAVLDADPRLIGQRRGSVVVRPLEELEGSVAESEARLAIMAVPAGVAQTVADRLVAAGIRGLLNFAPVDLVVPREVTVRAVDLSTELQILAFHQAELRQ, from the coding sequence ATGAGCAGCGACGGTGCCGGTCACCGCCGCGGGCCGGGGTCCGGCCTCTCCCGGCCCACCGTGGCCCGGTTGCCGGGCTACCTGCGCGCCCTGGCCACGCTGGCCCGGGCCGGAACCGTCCGGGTGTCCTCCACCGACCTGGCCCGGCACACCGGGGTCAGTCCGGCGGTGCTGCGCCGGGACCTGTCCAGCCTGGGCCAACTGGGCCGCCGCGGGGTCGGCTATCCCGTGGCCGCGCTCCAGCAGGCCATCAGCCGCGCCCTGGGCCTCGTGGAGGACCAACCCGTGATCCTGGTGGGTGCCGGGCACCTCGGCTCGGCACTGGCCGGATATGCCGGTTTCGGAGAGCGCGGGATGCGCCTGTGCGCCGTGCTCGACGCCGACCCCCGCCTGATCGGGCAACGGCGCGGTTCCGTGGTGGTCCGTCCGCTCGAGGAGCTGGAGGGCAGCGTCGCCGAGTCCGAGGCGAGGCTGGCGATCATGGCGGTGCCGGCCGGCGTCGCGCAGACCGTGGCCGACCGTCTGGTGGCGGCGGGTATCCGGGGACTGCTGAACTTCGCCCCCGTGGACCTGGTGGTGCCCCGCGAAGTGACGGTGCGTGCCGTGGACCTGTCCACCGAACTGCAGATCCTGGCCTTCCACCAGGCCGAGTTGCGGCAGTAG
- a CDS encoding glutaredoxin family protein, whose translation MQPPPAPSSAASPVPAVELLVKDGCHLCADALAVVGEVCGRLGVDWQAVDIAGRPYLAERHAEEIPVLMVDGVQRDFWRIDPVRLERMLTADRP comes from the coding sequence ATGCAGCCTCCGCCGGCACCTTCGTCCGCCGCCAGCCCCGTTCCCGCCGTCGAGCTCCTCGTCAAGGACGGCTGTCACCTCTGCGCGGATGCCCTGGCCGTGGTGGGGGAGGTCTGTGGCCGGCTCGGTGTGGACTGGCAGGCTGTGGACATCGCGGGGCGTCCGTATCTGGCCGAGCGGCATGCCGAGGAGATCCCCGTCCTGATGGTGGACGGCGTGCAGCGGGACTTCTGGCGGATCGACCCGGTCCGCCTGGAGCGGATGCTGACCGCGGACCGGCCATGA
- a CDS encoding 30S ribosomal protein bS22, producing the protein MGSVIKKRRKRMSKKKHRKQLRKTRHQRRNKK; encoded by the coding sequence ATGGGTTCAGTGATCAAGAAGCGCCGCAAGCGGATGTCCAAGAAGAAGCACCGCAAGCAACTGCGCAAGACTCGTCACCAGCGCCGCAACAAGAAGTAG
- a CDS encoding helix-turn-helix domain-containing protein, which produces MTVTEVAEMMRVSRMTVYRMIHAGELPAVRFGRSYRVPESAVEQILQTGATDHRATGTDDRHA; this is translated from the coding sequence ATGACGGTCACAGAAGTGGCCGAGATGATGCGCGTGTCCCGTATGACCGTGTACCGGATGATCCATGCCGGCGAGCTCCCCGCTGTGCGTTTCGGCCGTTCCTACCGGGTGCCCGAGTCCGCCGTCGAGCAGATCCTGCAGACCGGCGCCACGGACCACCGGGCCACCGGGACGGATGACCGGCACGCCTGA
- a CDS encoding acetoin utilization protein AcuC: MTNTPNDASGTVPGIDPSAVSNPAPVAAPVPAPDGRPSTATAVVWDEALLGYKFSTAHPMAPVRLDLTHRLSQALGVLDRPGVGLIKPEVASDEVLASVHDPEYVRAVRAVSTGEVAEDLERGLGTDDNPVFPHIHEASARILGGSVAAAEAIWTGEFLHAVNFAGGLHHAGRGKASGFCIYNDCAAAIQRLLDRGAQRVAYVDLDAHHGDGVESIFWNDPRVLTISIHETGISLFPGSGFANDSGGPEALGTAVNVALPPGTGDAGYLRAAHAVVPQLLRAFDPQVLVTQHGCDGHGEDPLTNLRMSVEGQRQLALDASDWARDFAGDRWLATGGGGYSPFSVVPRTWTHLVAAATGQPLRTSTVIPQAWRDYAARAAGLGPGEEMAGIPDTMSDGVDVWWRSWEVGYDPSDPVDQTIMATRKEIFPYHGLDPWFD; encoded by the coding sequence ATGACCAACACACCGAACGACGCGTCCGGAACCGTACCCGGTATCGATCCGAGCGCCGTGTCCAATCCCGCCCCCGTGGCCGCACCCGTCCCGGCGCCCGACGGCCGTCCCTCGACGGCCACGGCCGTGGTCTGGGACGAGGCGCTGCTGGGCTACAAGTTCAGCACCGCCCACCCCATGGCGCCGGTGCGCCTTGACCTGACTCACCGGCTGTCCCAGGCACTCGGCGTGCTCGATCGGCCCGGAGTGGGACTCATCAAGCCCGAGGTGGCCTCTGACGAGGTCTTGGCCTCCGTGCACGATCCCGAGTACGTCCGTGCCGTCCGTGCCGTCAGCACGGGTGAGGTGGCCGAGGACCTGGAACGGGGGCTGGGCACTGATGACAATCCGGTGTTCCCCCACATCCACGAGGCCTCGGCCCGGATCCTGGGCGGCTCCGTGGCGGCGGCCGAGGCCATCTGGACGGGGGAGTTCCTGCACGCCGTCAACTTCGCCGGCGGGCTCCATCACGCCGGCCGTGGCAAGGCCAGTGGATTCTGCATCTACAACGACTGCGCCGCGGCCATCCAGCGGCTGCTCGATCGAGGAGCTCAGCGGGTCGCCTATGTGGATCTGGACGCCCATCACGGTGACGGCGTCGAGTCCATCTTCTGGAACGACCCGCGAGTGCTGACCATCTCCATCCACGAGACCGGCATCTCCCTGTTCCCGGGGAGCGGCTTCGCGAACGACTCCGGCGGGCCCGAGGCGCTCGGCACCGCCGTCAATGTGGCGCTCCCGCCGGGAACCGGTGACGCGGGCTACCTGCGGGCCGCGCACGCCGTGGTCCCGCAGCTGCTCCGTGCCTTCGACCCGCAGGTACTGGTCACCCAGCATGGTTGCGACGGCCACGGGGAGGATCCCCTGACGAATCTGCGGATGTCCGTGGAGGGCCAGCGCCAGCTGGCACTGGACGCCTCCGACTGGGCCCGCGACTTCGCCGGGGACCGATGGCTGGCCACCGGGGGCGGCGGCTACAGTCCCTTCTCCGTGGTCCCGCGGACCTGGACGCATCTGGTGGCCGCGGCCACCGGACAGCCGCTCCGGACCAGTACGGTCATCCCGCAGGCCTGGCGCGACTACGCCGCACGGGCTGCCGGGCTGGGACCGGGTGAGGAGATGGCGGGGATCCCGGACACCATGTCGGACGGAGTGGATGTCTGGTGGCGCTCCTGGGAGGTCGGCTACGATCCCTCAGACCCCGTCGACCAGACCATCATGGCGACCCGGAAGGAGATCTTTCCCTATCATGGGCTGGATCCCTGGTTCGACTGA